The DNA segment GCTCTGAAGGATAATATAAATTTCAAGACCTTTGAACTGAAAGACAATTTCAGATGCTCTGCCCCAATTGTTAATTATTCAAATAGACTTATTGATAAAGAAAGTCAGCTATTAGATACAGATGAAAATGGTGTGTTCTTGGTAAAAGTCGATGGAGGTGAAGAACGAATAGCTGATTTTATTGAAAAATATATGGGGAGGTTATGTAAAAAATGGGATGTCAAAGATTATAGTAAGGTTGCTATTCTTGTTAAAAACACAAGAACTCAAGCTATGATTAATGATAGTCTTACAATACCTCATAGAGTAATAGAAACAACTCCGCTAGATATTGATCTGAATCCTAGATCAAGGCTATTTACCCTTCTTTTAAGGTTCTATTTAGATAAGAAATATTCTATGATTAACGTCTTGGATGAATTTGTAGATTATGAAGAATTAACCATTTATGATCGAAAGACATTCTTAGTCTGTTTTAATTCAATTAGAGAAAATTCAAAATGTGACAAAGAATTTTTAGTGCTATCATTTAATAATATTGCTAATTTGCTTTTGCCGAAAATTGGCGTTGGAGCTTCATTGACTTTATTAAAGGAAGTCATTGATAATGACAATTTGTTTTCATCATATAAGCCGTTAGAAGATAATGAAGTTCTTCTAATGACATTACATAAGTCAAAAGGGCTTGAGTTTGATATTGTATTCCATCTGAATTTAAATGAGTGGGAATTACCAAGTAAGACGGTTAAATTCAACGATTTTAAGCATCCAAAATATATAAATTGGAATCAAGATTTGAATTTGCATTATGTTGGACTTACTAGAGCAAGAAAAGCCTGCTATATTGTTCGCTCCTCATTAAGAACAAATAATAATGGTGAAACAAAAAATGCATTTGATTCTGAGTTTCTGGATATGAATCATTTAAGCGATTTGCGAAAAAATTACAGATATAAATGAGGACGTATAGATAGTATTTATTTATAATTATCGATAAAATATTATTTTGATACAATATCGCTTGTGCGTTGTTTAATATTGCTGTCCTATAAAAAATAAAAAGCGTAAAGTCCTTTATTCATGGTCTTTACGCTACCAATAGTGATGGTTGGTAATCTTTATTTATTTTCCAATGCAGAAGTGTTGGAAAATGTTGCCTAGGACCTCATTAGGGGTGATTTGACCGCCTGTGATTTCTGACAACTGTTCAAGACATATACGTAGGTCTTCGCTAATAAGATCACCGCTTAAATCAGCTTCCATAGCTTCTATCACACGAGTTATGCTTTCGTTGGCATGCGTCAACGCCTCATAATGGCGGGCACTAGTTACGATTACAGAATTCTCGTTAATTTCTGGTATGTTGGCAGCTGCGTATAGGGCTTGCTCCAACAGTGATATGTTTGTACCCAACTTTGCCGATATTTCAAGATGTTGTAAGGTCGGTGCAGTTGTGGTAAGTTGGTTGATGATATTATTAGCAGAAGAATTGTTACTATCAATTTTGTTAATAACAATTATCAGTTTCTTATCAGCGCAACGTTCCTGAATATTCTTTATTTCTTCTAAAGATGGGATAGCGTCTATTAGCCATAAGATTAAGGTGGCTTCGTCTATCTTCTTGAATGTACGTTCTATACCAAGCTGCTCAACTTTGTCTTCTGTCTGACGAATTCCAGCAGTATCAATAAATCTGAATGTGATTCCGTTTATCTCAGTTGTATCTTCGATGACATCACGAGTTGTACCGTGGATATCACTTACGATAGCTTTGTCTTCGTGAAGAAGTTGATTGAGTAGGGTACTCTTGCCGACATTTGTTTTACCGATAATTGCTACAGGAATTCCTTCTTTCAACGCATTACCAGTTTCAAATGATTTTGCTAATGACGTTATTCGCTCATGAATCTTCTTAGCAAGTTGCATCAGTTCACTACGATCAGCAAACTCTAACTCCTCATGGTCTGAGAAATCTAGCTCAAGTTCTAATAATGATGTTATCTTCAGCAACTGGTCTCTAAGGATAGACAACTCACTACTGAAATGCCCCTTGAGCTGACTGAGTGCCATCTTATGGGATGCACGATTGGTTGCAGAAACAAGATCAGCAACAGCCTCAGCCTGACTAAGGTCCATCTTACCATTTAGATAGGCACGCTTTGTATATTCGCCAGGTTCTGCTTGACGACAGCCTGCATCAATGAGAGTGTGAACCACCTTATTGAGTATGTAGGCTGAACCAT comes from the Xylanibacter oryzae DSM 17970 genome and includes:
- the mnmE gene encoding tRNA uridine-5-carboxymethylaminomethyl(34) synthesis GTPase MnmE; its protein translation is MNNDNICALATPTGGAIGIVRVSGPEAISITNSIFSKDISLAKPNTVHYGEIIDKEGSTIDDVLVSVYRAPHSYTGEDSAEISCHGSAYILNKVVHTLIDAGCRQAEPGEYTKRAYLNGKMDLSQAEAVADLVSATNRASHKMALSQLKGHFSSELSILRDQLLKITSLLELELDFSDHEELEFADRSELMQLAKKIHERITSLAKSFETGNALKEGIPVAIIGKTNVGKSTLLNQLLHEDKAIVSDIHGTTRDVIEDTTEINGITFRFIDTAGIRQTEDKVEQLGIERTFKKIDEATLILWLIDAIPSLEEIKNIQERCADKKLIIVINKIDSNNSSANNIINQLTTTAPTLQHLEISAKLGTNISLLEQALYAAANIPEINENSVIVTSARHYEALTHANESITRVIEAMEADLSGDLISEDLRICLEQLSEITGGQITPNEVLGNIFQHFCIGK
- a CDS encoding UvrD-helicase domain-containing protein — its product is MEPTEVQKKIIENDGNTLVLASPGSGKTFVISEMVRRILKKDEILPYQGVIAISYTRKASSNLKERTLSEGLFIKNSFFGTIDNFCLTQIVLSFVNYVWGAINQDPEIIGINDIPKEDKGNYIWLKDNHPDYNLVTGERWHTLMTLYSKGYFLVESLELIALYILKNCAACQNYVKSRFKYIYIDEFQDADTYTNDIFLQLIDLGLTGVAVGDENQSIFGFAHKDSRYLTALKDNINFKTFELKDNFRCSAPIVNYSNRLIDKESQLLDTDENGVFLVKVDGGEERIADFIEKYMGRLCKKWDVKDYSKVAILVKNTRTQAMINDSLTIPHRVIETTPLDIDLNPRSRLFTLLLRFYLDKKYSMINVLDEFVDYEELTIYDRKTFLVCFNSIRENSKCDKEFLVLSFNNIANLLLPKIGVGASLTLLKEVIDNDNLFSSYKPLEDNEVLLMTLHKSKGLEFDIVFHLNLNEWELPSKTVKFNDFKHPKYINWNQDLNLHYVGLTRARKACYIVRSSLRTNNNGETKNAFDSEFLDMNHLSDLRKNYRYK